From a single Paraburkholderia youngii genomic region:
- a CDS encoding BPSL1445 family SYLF domain-containing lipoprotein, with protein sequence MRRRSFLQTGAAVLAVAGVALSGSAVTMSDAVAAESNASKRQVIDAKVNETLSRLFETVKGSRELVDKANGVLVFPSVLKVGFIAGGQYGEGALRVHGKSVGYFKTISGSFGLQAGAQSKAMIFLFMTQEALDSFRKSNGWSVGGEGSVALVKVGANGTIDTTTATEPVQAIVLTNAGLMADVSLAGTKVSRLKI encoded by the coding sequence ATGCGCAGAAGAAGCTTCTTACAAACAGGTGCCGCGGTTCTGGCAGTCGCGGGTGTGGCGCTGAGCGGGTCCGCGGTCACGATGAGTGACGCCGTTGCCGCCGAATCCAACGCGTCGAAGCGGCAGGTCATCGATGCCAAGGTCAACGAGACCCTGTCGCGGCTGTTCGAGACGGTCAAAGGTTCGAGAGAACTCGTCGACAAGGCGAACGGCGTACTCGTGTTCCCGTCCGTGCTCAAGGTCGGCTTCATCGCGGGTGGCCAATACGGTGAAGGCGCTTTGCGGGTGCACGGGAAATCGGTCGGCTACTTCAAGACGATATCCGGGTCGTTCGGCTTGCAGGCGGGTGCGCAGTCGAAGGCCATGATCTTTCTGTTCATGACGCAAGAGGCGCTCGACAGCTTTCGCAAATCCAACGGATGGTCGGTCGGTGGCGAAGGTTCGGTCGCGCTCGTGAAGGTCGGAGCGAACGGCACGATCGATACGACAACAGCCACCGAACCCGTCCAGGCGATCGTGCTGACGAATGCAGGT